In Thermococcus thioreducens, a genomic segment contains:
- the thrC gene encoding threonine synthase, which translates to MKLVCPICGKTYEEPVQRCECGEPVEFETFKGEPYIGKSVWERFWDFWPVEPALELSLGEGDTPLIRSKLGKELGVKLYLKNETANPTWSFKDRGTFLAMSYAVKVGYKAVGTVSTGNMAASVSAYASRFGLKAKILVSESASDEKLKAVSVYGGEVIRVRGDYGRLYFDSMKLGKRLGVYFMNSDNPFRVEGYKGIAFEIAEEISPDYVLIPTSSGGLFRGVAKGFIELHESGLIDRVPTLIAVQAEGCSPICRAFREGKIRIERFETPKTIAKAIATPSPPSGNAVLKLLREFGWKCVSVSDDKILEAQRKLAGEGLFVQPASATGIAALKKLELPEGAKVVSILTGSGLKTLSTTGQGKVRECHLERLENCIKNDS; encoded by the coding sequence ATGAAGCTTGTCTGCCCCATCTGTGGAAAAACCTACGAGGAACCTGTTCAGAGGTGTGAATGTGGCGAGCCGGTGGAGTTTGAGACGTTTAAGGGAGAACCATACATAGGAAAGAGCGTCTGGGAGAGGTTTTGGGATTTCTGGCCGGTGGAACCGGCACTGGAGCTTTCCCTCGGCGAGGGCGACACACCGCTGATTAGGTCGAAGCTCGGCAAGGAGCTCGGCGTAAAGCTCTATCTCAAGAACGAGACGGCTAATCCAACGTGGAGCTTCAAGGATAGGGGGACGTTTCTGGCGATGAGCTACGCGGTTAAGGTCGGCTACAAAGCCGTTGGGACTGTATCGACTGGCAACATGGCGGCGAGCGTTTCGGCATACGCTTCCCGCTTTGGATTGAAGGCGAAGATTCTGGTTTCAGAGAGCGCGAGCGACGAAAAGCTGAAGGCCGTTTCGGTGTACGGTGGCGAGGTCATTAGAGTTCGCGGCGACTACGGAAGGCTCTACTTCGATAGCATGAAGCTGGGAAAAAGGCTCGGCGTTTACTTCATGAACTCAGACAACCCCTTCAGAGTGGAGGGCTACAAGGGCATAGCATTCGAGATAGCTGAGGAGATAAGCCCTGACTACGTTCTGATTCCAACGAGCTCGGGCGGACTCTTCCGGGGAGTCGCCAAGGGATTCATCGAGCTCCACGAGAGCGGACTCATCGATAGGGTTCCCACCCTCATCGCCGTCCAGGCTGAGGGCTGCTCACCGATATGCAGGGCCTTCCGTGAAGGAAAAATAAGAATAGAGCGCTTTGAAACCCCTAAAACGATAGCCAAGGCCATAGCCACCCCATCCCCGCCGAGCGGGAACGCCGTGCTCAAACTCCTCCGCGAGTTTGGCTGGAAATGCGTTTCAGTGAGCGACGACAAAATCCTTGAAGCCCAGAGGAAGCTCGCCGGTGAAGGCCTCTTCGTCCAGCCGGCCAGTGCGACTGGAATTGCCGCGCTGAAGAAGCTCGAACTTCCGGAAGGGGCCAAGGTAGTCTCAATACTCACCGGTTCCGGGCTGAAGACTCTCTCGACGACAGGGCAGGGTAAGGTGAGGGAATGTCATCTTGAAAGGCTGGAAAACTGCATCAAAAATGATTCATAA
- a CDS encoding DODA-type extradiol aromatic ring-opening family dioxygenase, which produces MLAGVGLMPHGNPVLEPPDEDTRRLADVLKKIGRTFAGVDSYVLISPHNARMSEHLGVILAENLVSWLGFEGKVIPGEWKTDRELAEKIYREEKDAGMPVVDLNFASLSGEYSRWPLSWGELIPLQFLERKPLVLMTPARNLSREMLVKFGETLGDIIEVSGKKVALIISADHGHAHDEKGPYGYRKESETYDRLIMELINENRLEELLKIPEELVRNALVDSYWQMLIMLGAMRNAEFELKDSAYACPTYFGMAGALWVRKV; this is translated from the coding sequence ATGCTCGCTGGAGTTGGCCTGATGCCCCACGGAAACCCGGTTTTAGAGCCCCCAGATGAAGATACGAGAAGGCTCGCAGATGTCCTGAAGAAAATTGGGAGAACTTTCGCCGGTGTGGATTCCTACGTCCTCATAAGCCCCCACAACGCTCGTATGAGCGAGCATCTTGGCGTTATTTTAGCCGAAAACCTCGTCTCGTGGCTCGGCTTTGAGGGGAAAGTGATACCTGGCGAGTGGAAGACCGACCGCGAACTGGCTGAGAAAATTTACAGAGAGGAGAAAGACGCAGGAATGCCTGTCGTTGATTTGAACTTCGCTTCCCTTAGCGGGGAATATTCAAGATGGCCGTTAAGCTGGGGCGAACTCATACCGCTCCAGTTCCTTGAAAGAAAACCGCTGGTCCTCATGACCCCGGCGAGAAATCTTAGCAGGGAGATGCTAGTTAAGTTCGGCGAAACGCTTGGAGATATCATCGAGGTAAGCGGGAAGAAAGTAGCGTTGATAATCAGCGCAGACCACGGACATGCACACGACGAGAAAGGACCCTATGGCTACAGAAAGGAGAGCGAAACCTACGACAGGCTCATCATGGAGCTGATTAACGAGAACCGCCTTGAAGAGCTATTAAAAATCCCCGAGGAGCTCGTGAGGAATGCCTTAGTTGACAGCTACTGGCAGATGCTCATAATGCTCGGGGCAATGAGAAATGCCGAATTCGAGCTTAAAGATTCAGCCTACGCCTGTCCGACCTACTTTGGCATGGCGGGGGCGCTGTGGGTGAGGAAGGTTTAA
- a CDS encoding type II toxin-antitoxin system VapC family toxin — translation MAKPLKPELFYMDTSAMIALLVRDDPEHERALSFFRDAVRGGSVFVIGRPTLMEFLNGVAKHVGKDVAEEQYRLYTSSRFIFIEKENEADWTRAWELFFKYRDQRGIDLFDSLAFAIMERLGIRKAFTFDSDFVVHGFTMLP, via the coding sequence ATGGCGAAGCCATTGAAACCCGAGCTATTTTACATGGACACAAGCGCGATGATAGCACTTCTCGTTAGGGACGACCCGGAGCACGAAAGGGCGCTGAGCTTCTTCAGAGATGCCGTCAGAGGGGGCTCGGTCTTTGTAATCGGAAGACCAACATTGATGGAGTTCCTGAACGGTGTTGCGAAGCACGTTGGAAAGGACGTAGCCGAGGAGCAGTACCGGCTCTACACGTCGAGCAGGTTTATATTCATAGAAAAGGAGAACGAGGCAGACTGGACGAGGGCCTGGGAGCTCTTCTTCAAGTACCGAGACCAGCGGGGGATAGACCTCTTTGACAGCTTAGCTTTCGCGATAATGGAGAGGCTCGGAATCAGGAAAGCCTTTACCTTCGACAGCGACTTCGTTGTTCATGGGTTCACAATGCTACCCTGA
- a CDS encoding alanyl-tRNA editing protein has protein sequence MLPVEVRTHTALHVLKGAVVKVLGENAKWTASVYVSGNHGRLTVKFDRKPTPEEIAEIERLANEKVKENVPVRVYELPREEAEERFGEDMYDLFPIPEEIRTLRVVVIEGWNVNACNKEHTSTTGEIGEIKIRKVRFRRSKELLEISFDVL, from the coding sequence ATGTTGCCGGTGGAGGTTAGAACCCACACCGCTCTTCACGTCCTCAAAGGTGCAGTTGTGAAGGTTCTGGGTGAAAACGCCAAGTGGACAGCGAGCGTTTATGTTAGTGGGAACCACGGGAGATTAACGGTCAAGTTCGACCGGAAGCCGACGCCCGAAGAAATCGCCGAGATAGAGCGCCTTGCCAACGAGAAGGTAAAAGAAAACGTCCCGGTTCGGGTCTACGAGCTTCCGCGGGAAGAGGCCGAGGAGCGCTTCGGCGAGGACATGTACGACCTCTTCCCGATTCCGGAGGAGATAAGAACCCTCAGGGTCGTCGTTATCGAAGGCTGGAATGTGAACGCGTGCAACAAGGAGCACACTTCAACTACTGGGGAGATAGGGGAGATAAAAATCAGGAAAGTTAGGTTTAGGAGGAGCAAGGAGCTTTTGGAGATCAGCTTTGACGTCCTTTAG
- a CDS encoding cyclic 2,3-diphosphoglycerate synthase codes for MAEKKRKRVLILGAAGRDFHNFNVFFRDNPEYEVVAFTATQIPDIEGRLYPPELAGELYPNGIPIWSEDDLEKIIKEHNIDIVVFAYSDVSHEHVMHLASRAHSAGADFWLLGPKSTMLKSSKPVIAVTAVRTGCGKSQTSRKVAQLLQEMGYKVVAIRHPMPYGDLRKQVVQRFASYEDLDKHECTIEEREEYEPYIDRGMVVYAGVDYEKILREAEKEADIILWDGGNNDFPFYEPDLWIVVTDPHRPGHELKYHPGETNFRAADVIIINKIDTANRDDIQKVRESIEKVNPNAIVIDGASPLYVDKPELIKGKRVLVVEDGPTLTHGGMKYGAGYIAAKKYGAKEIVDPRPYAVGSIVETYKKYSHLDVILPAMGYGAKQIKELEETINRADADVVIMGTPIDLRRVMKLNKPAVRVRYELEEIGEPKLRDILKEFVEKCEKLKK; via the coding sequence ATGGCCGAAAAGAAGAGAAAGAGGGTTCTCATTTTGGGTGCAGCAGGTAGGGACTTCCACAACTTCAACGTGTTCTTCCGCGACAACCCGGAGTATGAGGTTGTAGCTTTTACCGCCACCCAGATACCGGACATCGAGGGCAGGCTCTATCCACCTGAACTTGCCGGCGAGCTCTACCCGAACGGAATTCCGATCTGGAGCGAGGACGACCTTGAGAAGATAATCAAGGAGCACAACATTGACATAGTTGTCTTCGCCTACTCCGACGTCTCCCACGAGCACGTCATGCACCTGGCCTCTCGCGCTCACTCAGCTGGCGCTGACTTCTGGCTCCTCGGCCCGAAGAGCACCATGCTCAAGTCCAGCAAGCCGGTCATAGCGGTCACCGCCGTCAGAACCGGGTGTGGAAAGAGCCAGACCAGCAGGAAGGTCGCCCAGCTTCTCCAGGAGATGGGCTACAAGGTCGTCGCCATAAGGCACCCGATGCCCTACGGCGACCTCAGGAAGCAGGTCGTCCAGCGCTTCGCAAGCTACGAGGACCTCGACAAGCACGAGTGCACCATCGAAGAGCGCGAGGAGTACGAGCCCTACATCGACAGGGGCATGGTGGTCTATGCCGGCGTTGACTACGAGAAGATCCTCCGCGAGGCCGAGAAGGAGGCAGACATAATCCTCTGGGACGGCGGAAACAACGACTTCCCGTTCTACGAGCCGGACCTCTGGATAGTAGTTACGGACCCGCACAGGCCCGGCCACGAACTCAAGTACCACCCAGGTGAGACCAACTTCCGCGCCGCTGACGTTATCATCATCAACAAGATCGACACCGCCAACAGGGACGACATCCAGAAGGTCCGTGAGAGCATCGAGAAGGTCAACCCGAACGCCATCGTCATCGACGGTGCCTCACCGCTCTACGTCGACAAGCCGGAGCTCATCAAGGGCAAGCGCGTTTTGGTGGTTGAGGACGGCCCGACCCTCACCCACGGAGGCATGAAGTACGGTGCAGGCTACATCGCCGCCAAAAAGTACGGGGCTAAGGAAATAGTCGACCCGAGGCCCTACGCCGTTGGCTCAATCGTCGAGACCTACAAGAAGTACAGCCACCTTGACGTCATCCTTCCCGCTATGGGCTACGGCGCCAAACAGATCAAGGAGCTTGAGGAGACCATCAACAGGGCCGATGCAGACGTCGTCATCATGGGTACCCCAATCGACCTTAGGAGAGTCATGAAGCTCAACAAGCCGGCCGTTCGCGTCAGGTACGAGCTTGAGGAGATCGGCGAGCCGAAGCTCAGGGACATCCTCAAGGAGTTCGTCGAGAAGTGCGAGAAGCTCAAGAAGTGA
- a CDS encoding PLDc N-terminal domain-containing protein has protein sequence MGLIGLITAIWVVYDVLAKQTKMDTTQKLIWILVALSLWLIGAIIYYIIIKREHKYEETPEEIPSSYDEPSIY, from the coding sequence TTGGGTCTCATTGGACTGATAACAGCAATATGGGTTGTCTATGATGTCCTTGCAAAGCAGACGAAGATGGACACAACCCAGAAACTTATCTGGATCCTCGTGGCCTTGTCCCTCTGGCTCATAGGCGCAATAATCTACTACATCATAATCAAAAGAGAGCACAAGTACGAGGAGACGCCGGAAGAAATCCCCAGTAGCTACGACGAGCCGTCCATCTACTGA
- a CDS encoding nucleotidyltransferase domain-containing protein, whose protein sequence is MRGELEPFVKRLVDYFDGDVTIILFGSRARGDFNRASDYDLVVISKKLIGNPLQRTRPLYELNKEFLDVDIIAYTPWEFLKALENLSPSALDAMREGIVLHDNGFYGMAKKKFEEMKKKGLRKERYWVMRA, encoded by the coding sequence ATGAGGGGAGAACTTGAGCCTTTCGTCAAAAGACTCGTGGATTACTTCGATGGTGACGTTACTATAATCCTCTTCGGTTCGAGAGCGAGGGGTGATTTCAACAGGGCAAGCGATTACGATCTCGTGGTAATTTCGAAAAAACTGATAGGGAACCCGCTCCAGAGGACGCGCCCTCTCTACGAGCTGAACAAGGAATTTTTGGACGTGGATATAATCGCCTACACTCCTTGGGAGTTCTTGAAGGCGCTCGAAAACCTCTCACCATCTGCCCTCGATGCTATGAGGGAAGGGATAGTTCTGCACGACAACGGGTTCTATGGCATGGCCAAGAAAAAGTTCGAGGAGATGAAAAAGAAAGGGCTGAGAAAGGAAAGGTACTGGGTTATGCGGGCTTAG
- a CDS encoding HEPN domain-containing protein, with protein sequence MMKLSEYERWMRQAERTLKSALRDLDGGDYEWASFKAQQAAELAVKALLRGLGLAPIGHSITRLLRELRNEGFEVPRELFYAAMELDRNYIAPRYPDAYPEGSPFEYYSEDVARELISNAEKILDFIRGLVNEGRT encoded by the coding sequence ATGATGAAGCTTAGTGAGTATGAGCGCTGGATGAGGCAGGCGGAGAGGACACTAAAATCGGCACTCAGGGATTTGGATGGTGGTGACTACGAATGGGCAAGCTTTAAAGCCCAGCAGGCGGCTGAACTTGCCGTGAAAGCTCTGTTGAGGGGATTAGGGCTGGCGCCAATTGGGCACTCGATAACACGCTTGCTCAGAGAACTGAGGAACGAGGGGTTTGAAGTCCCCAGAGAGCTTTTTTACGCTGCCATGGAGCTTGACAGGAATTACATCGCCCCAAGATACCCCGATGCCTATCCCGAAGGATCTCCCTTCGAATACTATTCCGAAGACGTGGCGAGGGAACTAATCTCCAACGCCGAGAAAATCTTGGACTTCATCAGGGGGCTCGTGAATGAGGGGAGAACTTGA
- a CDS encoding secondary thiamine-phosphate synthase enzyme YjbQ yields MKVLTRELRFQTRGEVDLIDITREVERIVEESGIENGVALVFVPGATGAIVTIEHESGLLEDFKRALRELIPKGRGYLHDRIDDNAHSHLRATLLGASECFPVVNGRLMRGTWQQIFFVELDVRSRNRRVIVQVMGE; encoded by the coding sequence ATGAAGGTTCTCACAAGGGAGCTCAGGTTTCAGACCCGGGGAGAGGTTGACCTCATAGACATAACCCGTGAGGTGGAGAGAATCGTCGAGGAGTCTGGAATAGAAAATGGAGTTGCTCTTGTCTTCGTACCCGGCGCCACCGGCGCGATAGTTACGATAGAGCACGAGTCCGGTCTTCTGGAGGACTTCAAGCGGGCTTTGAGGGAGCTTATCCCCAAGGGCAGGGGCTACCTCCACGACAGGATAGACGACAACGCCCACAGCCACCTGAGGGCCACGCTACTCGGCGCGAGCGAGTGCTTTCCCGTTGTGAACGGCCGTCTCATGAGGGGGACGTGGCAGCAGATCTTCTTCGTCGAACTCGACGTGAGGTCGAGGAACAGGAGGGTCATCGTTCAGGTGATGGGGGAGTGA
- a CDS encoding VanZ family protein has product MKRGLLVVYTILLIFLNITPSVPSSPVQNGDKLVHFFEFALLGLLGRSLWVYLLPLPVLLEFFQLFVPGRTFSFADMGANLIGFALGVLIGWLHEGSHKGAQVSDPGRG; this is encoded by the coding sequence TTGAAGCGCGGACTCCTTGTGGTTTACACTATCCTGCTTATTTTCCTGAACATCACACCGAGCGTTCCATCCTCCCCAGTCCAAAACGGGGACAAACTCGTGCATTTCTTCGAGTTCGCCCTCCTCGGTCTCCTCGGGCGGTCACTGTGGGTGTATCTGCTCCCGCTGCCGGTTCTACTGGAGTTCTTTCAGCTCTTCGTTCCGGGGAGAACGTTCTCCTTCGCAGACATGGGCGCAAACCTAATAGGGTTTGCCCTTGGAGTTCTCATCGGGTGGTTGCATGAAGGTTCTCACAAGGGAGCTCAGGTTTCAGACCCGGGGAGAGGTTGA
- a CDS encoding thiamine-phosphate synthase family protein: MRTPSVYIAEELMPFLRAKIAERLYREGMKQSQIAEYLGITQAMVSKYLAGKYKTPPEEVARKLEDIASEVSKFILFGGRREDAVLLVARRFFELFQNGFLCRFYAEYAGVGEEACRSLFSIGSSRGEILEVLNMALNELLKDEGFPSLIPEVRSNFAYALPSPGGIEDVAAIPGRITAVKGKAFALPPEFGASTFTAGILVKLAGIRPEIRSVLNIRYGPDVEKAIEAAGFKVTRVKTGGLSEEEEAVSTIAEAFREDSYDAVIDIGGLGVEPLVYLFGKHPIEVVEKLKRLVKNL; this comes from the coding sequence ATGAGGACGCCGAGCGTTTACATCGCCGAGGAGCTGATGCCGTTTCTGAGGGCAAAGATAGCGGAGAGGCTTTACCGTGAGGGGATGAAGCAGTCCCAGATAGCTGAGTATCTGGGTATAACACAGGCTATGGTGAGCAAGTATCTGGCCGGGAAATACAAAACACCCCCTGAAGAAGTTGCCCGGAAGCTGGAGGACATCGCCAGCGAGGTATCCAAGTTCATTCTCTTCGGGGGGCGCCGTGAGGACGCTGTCCTTCTCGTGGCGAGGAGATTCTTTGAGCTCTTCCAGAACGGCTTCTTGTGCAGGTTCTACGCTGAATATGCGGGAGTGGGCGAGGAGGCGTGCCGCTCGCTGTTCTCCATAGGTTCCAGCCGCGGCGAGATACTTGAGGTTCTAAACATGGCGCTCAACGAGCTTCTCAAGGACGAAGGCTTTCCCTCGCTCATCCCGGAGGTCAGGAGCAACTTTGCCTACGCTCTCCCATCGCCTGGGGGCATTGAGGACGTCGCCGCCATCCCCGGGAGGATAACCGCCGTTAAAGGCAAGGCCTTTGCCCTGCCACCGGAATTTGGAGCGAGCACCTTTACCGCGGGAATACTCGTCAAGCTGGCTGGGATCAGGCCGGAGATACGGAGCGTTCTCAACATCAGGTACGGGCCGGACGTGGAAAAGGCCATCGAAGCGGCCGGCTTCAAGGTCACCAGGGTGAAAACCGGCGGACTGAGTGAGGAGGAGGAGGCTGTGAGCACAATCGCGGAGGCCTTCCGTGAGGATTCCTACGATGCCGTTATCGACATCGGGGGCCTTGGTGTGGAGCCCCTCGTGTATCTCTTTGGAAAGCATCCCATAGAGGTCGTTGAGAAACTCAAGAGGCTGGTGAAAAACCTTTGA
- the pyrB gene encoding aspartate carbamoyltransferase, translating into MDWKGRDVISVRDFSKEDIEFVLDVAERIETELNEKGSLDYAKGKILATLFFEPSTRTRLSFESAMHRLGGSVIGFSSATSTSVKKGESLADTVKTVEQYSDVIVLRHPMEGAARLAAEVAEIPVINAGDGSNQHPTQTLLDLYTIKRAFGRIDGLTIGLLGDLKYGRTVHSLAEALAFYDVELYLISPELLRMPRYIVEELRGRGLTVHETTDLEGTIPELDVLYVTRIQRERFPDEQEYLKVKGSYQVNCAVLKRAKETLRIMHPLPRVDEIHPEVDRTEHALYFRQVFSGVPVRMALLGLTLGVLEGV; encoded by the coding sequence ATGGACTGGAAAGGACGCGACGTGATAAGCGTTAGGGACTTCTCCAAGGAGGATATCGAGTTCGTTTTGGATGTTGCAGAAAGAATCGAAACGGAACTCAATGAGAAGGGCTCGCTCGACTACGCGAAGGGAAAAATCCTCGCGACGCTGTTCTTCGAGCCGTCGACGAGGACGAGGCTGAGCTTTGAGAGCGCCATGCACCGCCTCGGCGGTTCAGTAATTGGGTTCTCCTCCGCCACAAGCACGAGCGTAAAGAAGGGCGAGAGCCTCGCGGACACCGTAAAGACGGTCGAGCAGTACAGCGACGTCATCGTGCTAAGACATCCAATGGAAGGGGCGGCGAGGCTGGCCGCTGAGGTAGCGGAGATACCGGTGATCAACGCCGGCGACGGAAGCAACCAGCACCCGACTCAAACTCTACTTGACCTCTACACGATAAAGCGGGCCTTCGGGAGGATAGACGGCCTGACCATAGGCCTGCTCGGTGACCTCAAGTACGGGAGAACCGTCCACAGTTTAGCCGAGGCTCTGGCCTTCTACGACGTCGAGCTCTACCTGATTTCGCCGGAGCTTTTGAGGATGCCGAGGTACATCGTCGAGGAACTCCGCGGGAGGGGCTTAACCGTTCACGAAACGACAGACTTGGAGGGAACGATCCCGGAGCTGGACGTCCTCTACGTCACCAGAATCCAGCGCGAGCGCTTCCCGGACGAGCAGGAGTACCTCAAGGTCAAGGGCAGCTACCAGGTCAACTGCGCGGTTCTGAAGAGGGCCAAGGAGACACTCAGGATAATGCACCCACTCCCGAGGGTCGACGAGATACACCCCGAGGTTGACAGGACGGAGCACGCACTCTACTTCAGGCAGGTCTTCTCAGGTGTGCCAGTCAGGATGGCTCTCTTAGGGCTTACACTTGGCGTTCTGGAGGGGGTTTGA
- the pyrI gene encoding aspartate carbamoyltransferase regulatory subunit — MAELKVTAIREGTVIDHIPAGKGLKVIEILRLNRPNGGVLLLASNVHSGKLGRKDIVKIEGKFLSEEEVNKIALIAPTATVNIVRDYRVAEKFKVETPDEITGILRCANPNCVSNHEYTVSKFHVVSREPLKVRCHYCERTMEEEEILGNL, encoded by the coding sequence ATGGCCGAACTCAAGGTTACCGCGATTAGAGAGGGAACCGTCATAGACCACATCCCGGCCGGGAAGGGGCTGAAGGTCATCGAGATACTCCGCCTCAACAGGCCAAACGGAGGAGTTCTCCTCCTCGCCTCGAACGTCCACAGCGGGAAGCTCGGAAGGAAGGACATCGTCAAGATAGAGGGTAAGTTCCTGAGCGAGGAGGAGGTCAACAAGATAGCCCTCATCGCCCCGACGGCCACTGTGAACATAGTGCGGGACTACAGGGTGGCCGAGAAGTTCAAGGTCGAGACTCCCGATGAGATAACCGGAATCCTCCGCTGTGCCAATCCAAACTGCGTCAGCAACCACGAGTACACCGTTTCAAAGTTCCACGTCGTCTCAAGGGAGCCCCTAAAGGTGCGCTGTCACTACTGCGAGAGGACGATGGAAGAGGAGGAAATACTGGGCAACCTCTGA
- a CDS encoding ECF transporter S component, with the protein MRMSSREIALIGMMLGLSLMLEVIPVEMPTVWGMKIDLVAVPIIMAYLLTGFAGGIIAVFLLFVGLGLISSASWLGSMMKATATFSVLIGLEVSRRFTRFDFENASGRRTMAFAVLAFLIGIAVRVPLMVALNYYVALEIWLGVPQEKVVETVEAWTGVPFWVAIGLPNVIQSAIDVFVGLAATIPVLRRVPYLLE; encoded by the coding sequence ATGAGAATGAGTTCGAGGGAGATAGCCCTAATCGGAATGATGCTCGGGCTTTCGCTCATGCTGGAGGTTATTCCAGTGGAGATGCCCACCGTCTGGGGCATGAAAATAGACCTCGTGGCGGTTCCCATAATAATGGCTTACCTCCTCACGGGATTCGCCGGAGGTATAATCGCGGTATTCCTGCTGTTCGTGGGACTGGGGCTTATATCCTCGGCGAGCTGGCTGGGAAGCATGATGAAGGCCACCGCAACATTCAGCGTTCTCATTGGGCTGGAGGTGTCCAGAAGGTTCACCCGCTTTGACTTCGAGAACGCGAGCGGAAGGAGAACCATGGCCTTTGCGGTTCTGGCTTTCCTGATAGGCATCGCGGTCAGGGTCCCCCTGATGGTAGCGCTCAACTACTACGTGGCCCTTGAGATATGGCTGGGCGTTCCCCAGGAGAAGGTTGTCGAGACGGTTGAGGCATGGACTGGGGTTCCCTTCTGGGTTGCCATAGGACTTCCGAACGTGATACAGAGTGCCATTGACGTCTTTGTTGGACTGGCGGCCACAATACCAGTGTTAAGGCGCGTTCCTTACCTGCTGGAGTGA
- a CDS encoding AAA family ATPase: MIVGVVGKIAAGKTTVAKFFEEKGFCRVSCSDPLIDLLTHNVSEYSWIPELPEKAEPTRDRLIEFGKYLKEEYGEDILIRLAVDKMRHCEKVVIDGVRSREEIEAIKRLGGKVIYVEASRKVRFERLMKRKASKDKGIKSFEDFKAMDDAEERLYHTSELKGLADYVIVNEGTLEELREKVEKIIEDVAGKV; this comes from the coding sequence ATGATAGTGGGCGTCGTTGGAAAGATAGCCGCTGGAAAGACGACTGTCGCGAAGTTCTTCGAGGAGAAAGGCTTCTGCAGGGTTTCCTGCAGCGACCCCCTGATAGACCTGCTCACCCACAACGTCTCGGAATACTCGTGGATTCCGGAGCTGCCGGAGAAGGCCGAGCCCACCAGGGACAGGCTCATAGAGTTCGGGAAGTACCTGAAGGAGGAATATGGCGAGGACATACTCATAAGGCTCGCCGTGGACAAGATGAGGCACTGCGAAAAAGTAGTCATAGACGGCGTTCGCTCTCGGGAGGAGATAGAGGCCATCAAACGGCTCGGCGGAAAGGTCATCTACGTCGAGGCAAGCCGGAAGGTAAGGTTCGAGCGCCTGATGAAACGAAAGGCGAGTAAGGACAAGGGCATAAAGAGCTTTGAGGACTTCAAGGCCATGGACGACGCCGAGGAGCGCTTATATCACACGAGCGAGCTGAAAGGCTTAGCCGACTACGTGATAGTCAACGAGGGAACCTTAGAAGAGCTGAGGGAGAAGGTGGAAAAGATAATTGAAGATGTCGCGGGGAAGGTTTAA
- a CDS encoding antitoxin family protein, protein MEEIIEAVYENGVLKPLKKPHLRDHEKVRIKIIERDLDELLDSMVIRKVGKIDYKRLKEAYYESF, encoded by the coding sequence ATGGAGGAGATCATAGAGGCCGTGTACGAGAACGGCGTTCTGAAGCCCCTAAAAAAACCCCATCTGCGCGATCATGAGAAAGTGAGGATAAAAATCATCGAAAGGGACTTAGATGAACTCCTTGATTCAATGGTCATCAGAAAGGTTGGGAAAATCGACTATAAGCGCCTGAAGGAGGCGTACTATGAGTCGTTCTGA
- a CDS encoding type II toxin-antitoxin system VapC family toxin gives MSRSEVFVDSSVFVGLHLGDPRAKALVKKAINKGHTLVTNLVVFSETVYKVMFTLAIQDGLKGAYDLKKHLRDYTFVYGRVKTALEELSEAGFLKIVPISENTMKLASQLGEDYELLPNDSLIAATCKEREIDLILTFDSDFKRIPFLKTFEG, from the coding sequence ATGAGTCGTTCTGAAGTCTTTGTGGACTCATCGGTTTTCGTTGGTCTGCACCTTGGGGATCCACGGGCAAAGGCGCTCGTCAAGAAAGCCATAAATAAAGGACATACTCTGGTCACGAACCTGGTAGTGTTTTCAGAGACAGTTTACAAGGTCATGTTTACCCTTGCCATTCAGGACGGCCTTAAAGGGGCATATGACCTCAAAAAGCATTTGAGAGACTACACTTTCGTGTATGGAAGGGTCAAGACAGCGCTTGAGGAACTCAGCGAGGCAGGGTTTTTGAAAATCGTCCCCATAAGCGAAAACACGATGAAGCTCGCATCCCAGCTTGGAGAGGACTATGAACTCCTACCAAACGATTCCCTCATCGCCGCGACGTGCAAAGAGCGTGAAATTGATCTGATTCTGACGTTTGACTCCGACTTCAAGAGGATTCCCTTTCTAAAAACCTTCGAGGGATGA